The proteins below are encoded in one region of Ochotona princeps isolate mOchPri1 chromosome 24, mOchPri1.hap1, whole genome shotgun sequence:
- the PRSS53 gene encoding serine protease 53: MRQSWGPALLILGTVVLLQGLQAAQRACGQRGPGPPEPREGNTEAGEWPWQVSVRRQGVHICSGSLVADTWVLTAAHCFEEEAKTDLSSWSVVLGSLCREGLSPSAEEVAVAALRLPGAYYHYSQGSDLALLQLAHPTVHTPVCLPQPDHRFPFGASCWATGWDQDTRDAPRTLRNLHLRLISRPTCNCLYNRLHQRLLASPARPGMLCAGAQPGVQGPCQGDSGGPVLCREPAGHWVQVGIISFASKCAQEDTPVLLTDLAAHSPWLQAQAQGAVFPAQSPGTPETSDEDSCVACGSLKGDGPQAGGPSPWPWDARLRYRGQLVCGGALVAEDVVLTAAHCFIGRQVPEEWSIGLGAGPEERGLKQLILHGAYTHPEGGYDVAFLLLAQPVTLGSHLRPLCLPYADHQLPVGKRGWVLGLPSPGAGTSSPWTVPVTLLGPRACSRLHTSPGNSGTPIQSGTVCTSAGDEPPHCEGLSGTPLVHEVRGTWFLAGLHSFGDVCEGHARPAVFTALPNYEDWVSSLQWQVYFAEEPKPEPEGTAGSCPANSSQPASC; encoded by the exons ATGCGGCAGAGCTGGGGGCCGGCGTTGCTCATTCTGGGAACAGTGGTCCTTCTACAGG GTCTTCAAGCAGCCCAGCGGG CCTGCGGGCAGCGTGGCCCCGGGCCCCCTGAGCCCCGGGAGGGCAACACAGAAGCGGGTGAGTGGCCGTGGCAGGTCAGTGTGAGGAGGCAGGGAGTCCACATCTGCAGCGGCTCGCTGGTGGCCGATACCTGGGTCCTCACCGCAGCTCACTGCTTTGAGGA AGAAGCAAAGACGGACCTGAGCTCCTGGTCGGTGGTCCTGGGCTCCCTGTGTCGGGAGGGGCTGAGCCCCAGTGCTGAGGAGGTGGCCGTGGCTGCCCTGCGGCTGCCTGGAGCCTACTACCACTACAGCCAGGGCTCAgacctggccctgctccagctcGCCCACCCTACAGTACACACGCCTGTCTGCCTGCCCCAACCCGACCATCGCTTTCCTTTTGGagcctcctgctgggccactggctGGGACCAGGACACCAGGGACG CTCCCAGAACCCTCCGGAACCTGCACCTGCGCCTCATCAGCCGCCCCACATGCAACTGTCTGTACAACCGATTGCACCAGCGGCTGCTGGccagcccggcccggcccgggaTGCTGTGTGCGGGTGCCCAGccgggggtgcaggggccctgtcAG GGAGACTCTGGGGGTCCCGTGCTGTGTCGTGAACCTGCTGGACACTGGGTTCAGGTTGGGATCATCAGCTTTGCGTCCAAATGTGCCCAGGAGGACACTCCCGTGCTGCTGACTGACTTGGCCGCTCAcagtccctggctccaggctcaagCCCAGGGGGCGGTGTTCCCAGCCCAGAGCCCGGGAACCCCAGAGACCAGCGATGAGGACAGCTGCGTGG CCTGTGGATCCTTGAAGGGTGATGGTCCCCAGGCGGGAGGCCCCTCCCCATGGCCCTGGGACGCCAGGCTGAGATACCGGGGCCAGCTGGTCTGTGGCGGAGCCCTGGTGGCAGAGGACGTGGTGCTGACCGCTGCTCACTGCTTCATTGG GCGCCAGGTCCCAGAGGAATGGAGTatagggctgggggctggcccaGAGGAGCGGGGCCTGAAGCAGCTCATCCTGCATGGGGCTTATACTCATCCGGAGGGGGGCTACGACGTGGCCTTCCTGCTATTGGCCCAGCCAGTGACACTGGGCTCCCACCTGCGGCCCCTCTGCCTACCTTATGCTGATCACCAGCTGCCTGTTGGAAAACGTGGCTGGGTCTTGGGGCTGCCCAGCCCAGGAGCAG GTACCAGCTCCCCTTGGACAGTGCCCGTGACCCTTCTAGGGCCAAGGGCTTGCAGCCGACTTCACACAAGCCCTGGGAACAGTGGCACCCCCATCCAGTCGGGGACGGTGTGTACCAGTGCTGGAGATGAGCCGCCCCACTGTGAG GGCCTGTCCGGGACACCCCTGGTACACGAGGTGAGAGGCACATGGTTCCTGGCTGGGCTACACAGCTTTGGAGACGTCTGTGAGGGCCATGCCAGGCCTGCTGTCTTCACGGCGCTCCCCAACTACGAGGACTGGGTCAGCAGTCTGCAGTGGCAAGTGTACTTCGCCGAGGAGCCCAAGCCTGAGCCGGAGGGTACAGCCGGCAGCTGCCCAGCAAACTCAA GTCAGCCGGCCAGCTGTTGA